The genomic stretch AGCGGATCGCACCCTGGCCGAAGATCATCAGGTTGCGCGAGAGAATGTTCGCGCCCTCCACGGTGATGAAGATCGGCGCACCTTGCCAGCTACGTCCCAGGTAGTTGTTCGGGCCCATGATGATCGCCTTGCCGCCGTGCACATCCATTGCGTGGCTGATGCACTCGCGACCCCGTTCGGTGAGGTGATACTTGAGCACTGCCGAGAGCACCGAGGGTTTTTCGCCAAGGTCCAGGGCGCTGGCGGTGAGCATGCGGGCCGCGTCCATCATCCAGGCATTGCCGCCGATGCGCGCCATGGCTTCCTGAATACCTTCGAAGGCCGAGAGCGGCACGTTGAACTGTTCACGCACCTGGGCATATTGGCCGGTGACCAGGCTGGTGAACTTGGCGGCGCCCGTGCCTACGGCTGGCAACGAAATCGAGCGTCCCACCGACAGGCAGTTCATCAGCATCATCCAGCCCTTGCCGAGCATCTCCTGGCCGCCAATGAGGAACTCCAGGGGCACGAAAACGTCCTTGCCGGAGTTGGGCCCGTTCATGAACGACGCGCCGAGAGGCAGGTGGCGGCGCCCGATTTCCACGCCATCGGTATCGGTGGGAATCAAGGCCAGGCTGATGCCCAGGTCTTCTTCGTCGCCCAGCAGATGGTCCGGATCATAGGCCTTGAACGCCAGGCCGAGCAGCGTGGCCACGGGGCCCAGGGTGATGTAGCGCTTTTCCCAGTTCAGGCGCAGGCCCAGGGTTTCCTCGCCTTGCCATTGGCCTTTGCAGATAATCCCGGTGTCAGGCATCGCGCCGGCGTCGGAACCTGCCAGCGGGCCGGTCAGGGCGAAGCACGGGATGTCATCGCCACGGGCCAGGCGCGGCAGGTAGTGGTTGCGTTGTTCTTCGGTGCCGTAGTGAAGCAGCAGTTCGGCCGGCCCCAGTGAGTTGGGGACCATGACGGTGGAGGCGAGGTCGCCACTGCGGGTCGCCAGTTTCATCGCCACTTGTGAGTTGGCGTAGGAGGAGAACCCCTTGCCGCCGTATTCCCGGGGAATGATCAGGGCAAAAAAGCCGTTGGCCTTGATATGTGCCCAGGCTTCGGCTGGCAGGTCCATGGTCTGGCCGATCTGCCAGTCGCTGACCATGGCGCAGAGCTCTTCGGTCGGGCCGTCGAGGAAGGCCTGCTCCTCTTCGCTCAACTGCGCCTTGGGATAGGCCAGCAGCTTGTTCCAGTCCGGGCGACCGCTGAACAGTTCACCATCCCACCAGACGGTGCCCGCATCGATGGCGTCGCGTTCGGTTTGCGACATGGGCGGCAGGGTTTTCTGGAACCAGTTGAACAGCGGGGCGCTGAAGAACTTGCGCCGCAGATCTGGCAGGAGCAGGGGCGCGGCCACGGCCGCCAGCGCGATCCAGAAAATCAGCAGCAACCAGCCGGGTGCGTGACTCAGGATGCCCATCGCCAGCAGGTAGGCGGCGACGATACCCAGGGCGGGCAGGGGCGCGGTGCGGCGGTGAGCCAGATAGGCAATTGCGACCACTAGAACCAGTATCCACAACAGCAACATATTCAATCCTCCGTGAAACCAGGGTCAAAACCACCCCAAGAGCTTAGTCGGCATCTGCCAAAGGGGGCGGTTGGCACTATGTGTTTGAATGTGTAGGAAATAGGGGGGTGTATTTCGCTTGTGAAACCGGGCGGCAAGCCGAACAAAAGCTGCGTGGGGTGTGTGACAAGCTCTCATGTTTGGCCGATATGTCGTTATCTCTGTGCTGAGGGTGTCGCTAGACTCGGGGCTTCCCCAGGAGATTGTTCTCATGCACGAGTATCTGAGTCCCGGCCGCTTCATCGATAGTGACCACCTGTCGGTGGTGGAGTTCGCCGAAAAACATCGGGGTAGCAGTCCAGACCCGGTCACGCAGGCGGTCAATCTCTATTACGCCGTGCGCGAGGCCGTGCGCTACAACCCCTATACCTTCAGTCGTGATCCCGAGACGCTGCGCGGCAGCTTTGCCCTGGCCACCGGTGAAAGCTACTGCGTGCCCAAGGCCACTTTGCTGGCCGGCTGTGCCCGGCATTGCGGCATAGCGGCACGCATCGGCCTGGCGGATGTGCGTAATCACCTGTCGACCCCGCGCCTGATCGCCTTGCTCAAGAGCGATGTGTTCGCCATGCACGGGTACACCGAGCTGTATCTGCAGGGGCGCTGGGTCAAGGCGACGCCGGCGTTCAATGCGCGGCTGTGTGAAATTTTCGATGTGCCGGCGTTGGAGTTCGACGGAGTCAACGACAGTGTGTTTCATGCCTTCAACCGCCAGGGGCTGCAGTCCATGGAGTACCTGGTGGATCACGGGCAGTTTGCCGATGTGCCCGAGACGTTCTTTTTCGAGCATCTGCAACAGTGCTATCCGCATTTGTTCAGCGAGCGGATGCCGGCCCTGCTGGGGGACATGCAGAGCGATTTGTCTGACGCTTGATCCGGCGTAGACTGCCCCGGCATTCATCCATTGAGGGAAGGTCATGCTGAAGATCTGGGGTCGGAAAAACTCGTCGAACGTCAGAAAACCACTGTGGGCGGCGCAGGAACTTGGCCTGGCCTATGAGGCCATCGACGCCGGCGGCGCGTTTGGGGTTGTCGATACGCCCGAGTACCGTGCCATGAACCCCAACGGCCGGGTGCCGGTGATCGAAGATGACGGCTTTGTGCTGTGGGAATCCAACACCATCGTGCGATACCTGATGGCTCGTCACGCCAATGCGACCCATTGGTACCCAGCCGATGTCCAGGCTCGCGCCAGTGCCGAAAAATGGATGGACTGGACCACCTCGAGTTTCGCCGGACCCATGCGTACGGTGTTCTGGGGAGTGTTGCGCACCCCGCCCGCGCAGCAGGACTGGTCGGCGATCAACGCCGCGATCAAGGAGTGCGAAGCTTTGCTGGCGATGGCGGACCAGGCGTTGGCCAGCCAACCCTATCTGTCCGGTGCCGAGATCGGCATGGGCGACATTCCCCTGGGCAGTTTCATCTATGCCTGGTTCGAGATGCCCATCGAGCGCACTCCGCAACCCCATCTGCAAGCCTGGTACGCGCGCCTGAAACAGCGCCCGGCCTATCAGAAAGCGGTCATGACCGCGTTGACTTAATACTGACTATCAATACGCGTGACTGTACTTGTGCGACTTCGCCAAGCACCATAACGCTCATGCGCCGCGGTGGTTTTACTCGCCGCGAGCCGCAACGTATTTCTCACTTCCCTTCTTGGTGCGTAAATCCGATATGAGTTCTGCTCTGTCCATCCGGCAGCTAACCAAAACCTACGGCAACGGTTTCCAGGCCCTGAGTGGTATCGATCTGGATGTCGCTGAAGGTGATTTCTTCGCCTTGCTCGGCCCCAACGGGGCTGGCAAATCCACCACCATCGGCATTCTCTCGACCCTGGTCAACAAGACCAGTGGCAGCGTGAATATCTTCGGTCACGACCTGGACCGCAACCCGGCCGCGCTCAAGCGCAGCATCGGCGTGGTGCCCCAGGAGTTCAACTTCAACCAGTTCGAAAAGACCTTCGACATCGTAGTGACCCAAGCGGGCTACTACGGCATTCCCCCCAAGGTTGCCAAGGAGCGGGCCGAACAGTACCTGACCCAGCTTGGCCTGTGGGACAAGCGCGATGTTCCGTCGCGCTCACTGTCCGGCGGCATGAAGCGCCGCTTGATGATCGCCCGCGCGCTGGTGCACGAGCCGCGCCTGCTGATCCTCGACGAGCCTACTGCCGGCGTCGATATCGAACTGCGGCGCTCGATGTGGAGCTTCCTCACCGAGCTGAACCAGAAGGGCATCACCATCATCCTCACCACCCACTACCTGGAAGAGGCCGAGCAGCTGTGCCGCAACATCGGCATCATCGACCACGGCACCATTGTCGAAAACACCAGCATGCGTAACCTGCTCGGTCAGTTGCATGTCGAGACGTTCCTGCTCGACCTCAAGCACGACATGCAGGTGGCGCCGCAGTTGATCGGCTACCCGAGCCGGCGGATCGACAGCCATACCCTGGAAGTCCAGGTGGATAAAGCGGTGGGCATCACGGCGTTGTTCGCTCAATTGGCGACGCAGAACATCGAAGTGTTGAGCCTGCGCAATAAAACCAATCGCCTCGAGGAGTTGTTCGTGTCCCTGGTGGAGAAAAACCTGGCGAAGGTGGCCATATGAGTTCCGAACTGCAACCCAACCTCGTTGCCCTCAACACCATCGTTTACCGTGAAGTGCGCCGGTTTACCCGGATCTGGCCGCAGACCTTGCTGCCGCCGGCGATCACCATGGTTCTGTACTTCGTGATTTTCGGTAATCTGATCGGCCGGCAGATCGGTGACATGGGTGGCTTCACCTACATGGAGTACATCGTGCCGGGCTTGATCATGATGTCGGTGATCACCAACTCCTACGGCAACGTAGTGTCGAGTTTCTTCGGCAGCAAATTCCAGCGCTCCATCGAAGAGCTGATGGTGTCGCCGGTTTCACCGCACACCATTCTGATCGGCTACACCCTGGGCGGTGTGCTGCGCGGCTTGATGGTTGGGGTGATCGTGACCTTGCTGTCGATGTTCTTCACTGACTTGCAGGTGCATCACCTGGGCGTGACTATCCTGGTGGTGGTGCTGACGGCCACTATCTTCTCGTTGTTGGGGTTCATCAATGCGGTGTTTGCGCGTAACTTCGACGATATCTCGATTATCCCGACCTTTGTGCTGACCCCCCTGACTTACCTGGGCGGGGTGTTCTACTCCATCAGCCTGCTGCCGCCGTTCTGGCAGACGGTGTCGCTGGCCAACCCGGTGCTGCACATGGTCAATGCCTTCCGCTACGGCATTCTTGGCGTGTCGGACATCAAGATCAGCATTGCCATCACCTTCATGCTGGTGGCCACCGTGGTGCTGTACGTCGGCTGTGCACGGTTGCTGGTCAGTGGTCGCGGGATGCGCACCTGATACAGGCACCCTGCGACAATAAAAACGGCACCCTGCGAGGTGCCGTTTTTTATTTGGTTCGCCGAGCTTTTTTGCGTCGCGTCCATTGCCGGCCGACCCACCAGCGCCAGTAGGTCATGGTCATGCAGTAAGCCAGGGCACCGAGCACCAGGCCGGCCACCACCGACCCTAGCAGGAACGGTTGCCACAGCGTCGACAGTTCACCGCTGATCCATTCCCAGGTCAGTTCCTCCGGCAGGCTGCGGGCAGGCACATTCATCAGCCAGGCGCCGGTCTGGTAGGTGCAGAAAAACACCACTGGCATGGTAATCGGGTTGGTCAGCCAGACCAGGCTCACCGCGATCGGAATATTGCCGCGCACCGAAATCGCCAGTGCCGCCGCTACCAGCATCTGCATGGGGATCGGCAAAAAGGCGGCAAACAGGCCCACCGCCATGGCCCGGGCTACCGAGTGGCGGTTGAGGTGCCAAAGGTTCGGGTCATGCAGCAGGGTGCCGAGAAAGCGTAAGGACTTGTGTTCCCTGATGCTGCTCGGGTCTGGCATGTAACGTTTGAATAAGCGCCGGGGCATAGGGCTTCTCGGTCAGTTCAGGCGGCAAGTATGCCCGGATTCAAGGAAACGCCCATTCAGACTTTGTGACAATTAATAAATGCGCGGCGCCGTGACTCGGCTAATCCAAGAGAGGGCACTCTCAAGGACGGGCTTATGCGCACAGGGATGTTGGCGCTCGCACTGGGTCTGTTGACCCTGGTTTTTTTGCCGGCCTTACCACCGGTCGGGATGTTGCTGGCGATGGTCTTGCTGGCGCTGATGCTGCTGCCGTTTCGCACCTACCCGCTGGCGTTGTTTCTATTGGGCCTGGTGTGGGCCTGTAGCAGTGCGCAGTGGGCGCTCGATAATCGCCTGGCGCCGGAGCTCGACGGCCAGACCCGCTGGATCGAAGGCCGGGTCGTGGGCTTGCCGCAGTACACACCCGGCGTGGTGCGCTTTGAGTTGGCCGATGCCCAGGCGCGGCGCACCGAGGTGCCGAAGTTGCTCCGGCTGGCCTGGTATGACGGGCCGCGGGTCAACAGCGGCGAACGCTGGCGGCTGGCCGTGAAGCTCAAGCGTCCCGTGGGCCTGCTCAACCCCCATTCCTTTGATTACGAGGCCTGGCTGTTGGCGCAACGCATCGGTGCCACGGCCACCGTCAAGGACGGACAGCGCCTGCAGCCTGCGCAATGGGCCTGGCGCGACGCGGTTCGCCAGCGTTTGCTGGCCGTCGACGCCCAGGGCCGAGAAGGGGCACTGGCGGCGTTGGTGCTGGGCGACAGCTCTGGGTTGAGCCGTGCCGACTGGCAAGTCCTGCAGGACACCGGCACCGTGCACTTGCTGGTGATTTCCGGACAGCACGTGGGTTTGCTGGCGGGGATGGTCTATCTGCTGATTGCGGGTCTCGCCCGGTATGGCCTGTGGCCGCAGCGCCTGGCGTGGTTGCCCTGGGCCTGTGGCCTGGCGTTCGCCGCGGCACTGGGCTATGGGTTGCTGGCGGGATTCGAGGTGCCCGTGCGCAGGGCCTGCGTGATGATTGGCCTGGTGTTGTTATGGCGCCTGCGCTTTCGTCATCTTGGGGCCTGGTGGTCATGGCTGCTGGCGCTCAATGCAGTGCTGCTGTTGGACCCCATGGCCAGTTTGCGCCCGGGGTTCTGGCTGTCGTTTGCTGCGGTGGCGGTGTTGATTTTCACCTTTGGCGGGCGACTGGGGCCGTGGCGCTGGTGGCAAACCTGGACCCGTGCCCAGTGGCTGATTGCGCTGGGCTTATGTCCGGTGCTGTTGATCCTCAACCTGCCCATCAGCCTCACCGGCCCCTTGGTCAATCTGTTGGCCGTGCCCTGGATCAGCTTGCTGGTCCTGCCCCCAGCCTTATTGGGCACGTTATTGCTGCCGGTGCCCTATATCGGGGAGGGCCTGCTGTGGCTGGCTGGCGGTTTGCTCGAGGGGCTGTTCGGCGCGCTGGCCTGGGTGGCGGGGAAACTGCCGGCCTGGGTGGCGCCGGCAGTACCTCTGTGGGTCTGGGCGATCGCCGTGCTGGGCGCGGTATTGCTGTTGCTGCCCAAGGGCTTGCCGCTGCGGTTGCTCGGCTGGCCGATGTTGCTGCTCCTGGTGTTCGCGCCGCTCCGGGAGCTGCCCGAAGGCCGGGCCGAAGTCTGGCAACTGGATGTCGGCCAGGGCCTGGCGATTGTGGTGCGCACCCGGCAGCACACTCTGCTCTATGACACGGGCCCGGGTTTTCGCGACTCTGACCTCGGAGCGCAGGTGGTCCTGCCGGCGTTGCGCAAGTTCGGTGTCCGCCACCTGGACCTGATGCTGATCAGTCACGCCCATGCCGATCATGCCGGGGGCGCTCGCTCGATCTGGCGTGGCCTACCGGTCACGCAGGTGATCAGCGGCGAACCGCCGGACCTGCCGGATGAATTGCGCGCTTTGCCCTGTGTCAGTGGCAAGCAGTGGGAGTGGGACGGAGTGCGGTTTGCCCTGTGGCATTGGCCTGGGGCGACTGACAGCAATCAGAATTCCTGTGTGTTGCAGATTGAGGCCAATGGTGAGCGCCTGCTGCTGACCGGCGATATTGACGCCCGTGCCGAGCGGGTGTTGCTCGATTCGTCGCTGGCGGTCCATAGCCATTGGTTGCAAGCGCCACACCACGGTAGCCGCAGTTCTTCATCCGAGGCTTTTGTCCGCGCGCTGACGCCCCAGGGGGTACTGATTTCCCGGGGGCATGGCAACAGCTTCGGTCATCCCCATCCGCAGGTGGTCGAGCGTTATCAACGCCTGGGAGTGCAGATCTATGACAGTGCCGAGCACGGCGCGGTGCGCCTGCTTCTGGGGGACTTCGCGGCGCCGCAGGCGATGCGTCGTGGAGCACGTTTCTGGCACAGAGCACCGTCCGTCAGCCCCGCACCCTGAGGCGGCGCGGCCTGGTGCCTTTGCCGGGCACGGTCGTCGGCGGGCCCGGCCTCTATGGCCTGTCGGTATGCTAAAGTGGCGCACTTTTTCGAGGGGACTGTCACTGTGTGGGAATTGGTCAAATCCGGCGGCTGGATGATGTTGCCGATCATTTTGAGTTCGATCGCTGCATTGGGCATTGTTGCCGAGCGCCTGTGGACCCTGCGGGCCAGCCGTGTGACCCCGGAGCACTTGCTCGGGCAGGTCTGGGTGTGGATCAAGGACAAGCAACTCAATAAAGAAAAACTCAAGGAATTGCGCGCCAACTCGCCGCTGGGGGAAATCCTCGCCGCGGGCCTGGCCAACTCCAAGCATGGTCGCGAGATCATGAAGGAGTGCATCGAAGAGGCTGCCGCCCGGGTCATTCATGAGCTGGAGCGCTATATCAATGCACTCGGTACCATTGCGGCCATGGCGCCATTACTGGGGCTGCTGGGTACGGTGCTGGGCATGATCGATATTTTCAGTTCGTTCATGGGCTCGGGCATGACCACCAACGCCGCGGTGCTGGCCGGGGGGATTTCCAAGGCCCTGATCACCACGGCCGCGGGCCTGATGGTGGGGATTCCGTCGGTGTTCTTCCACCGGTTCCTGCAACGCCGCATCGATGAACTGGTGGTCGGCATGGAGCAGGAGGCGATCAAGCTGGTTGAAGTGGTGCAGGGCGACCGTGACGTCGACCTGACCGAGGGCAAAGCGTGAAATTCCGCCGTAAGCCACGGGAGAATGTGGACATCAACCTGGCGTCGCTGATCGACGTGGTGTTTATCCTGCTGCTGTTTTTCGTCGTGACCACTACCTTCACCCGGGAAACCCAGCTGCGTGTCGATTTGCCGGAAGCGGTCAGCGGCTCGCCGGCCGAAGATCAGCAGGCCAAGCAACTGGATGTCGCCATCAGCGCCGACGGGACGTTCTCGGTGAACAACCAGGTGCTGCCCAAGAACGACCTGGCCAGCGTGATCGATGCGTTGAAAAAACAGTCCAATGGCGACACCAACCTGCCGCTGTCCATCAGCGCCGATGGCAAGACCCAGCACCAGGCGGTCATCACCGCCATGGACGCCGCCGGCAAGCTGGGATTCACCCATTTGCGCATGACCACTGTCGAGGCGGCTCCGGCACCCTGATGGCCATGTCCGATCGATTGCTCGCCGCGTGGTACGCCGGTCATCCGGCGCTTAAAGTCTTGTGGCCACTGGAGTGGTTGTACCGGCGCGTGGTCACGGCCAAGCGCCGGCGGTTCCTGGCGGGCGAGGGCGAGATCTACCAGCCCCCGGTGCCGTTGATCGTGGTCGGCAACATCACGGTCGGGGGCACCGGCAAGACGCCGTTGATTCTGTGGATGATCGAACACTGCCAGCGCGCCGGCCTGCGGGTCGGGGTGGTCAGTCGTGGCTACGGGGCGACGCCGCCGCAGTTGCCCTGGCGGGTCGAGGCGCAACAGACAGCCGCGATGGCCGGCGATGAGCCGCTGCTGATCGTCCAGCGCACTGGCGTGCCCTTGATGATCGATCCGGACCGCAGTCGCGCCGTCCGTGCGTTGTTGGCCGCCGAGCCGCTGGACCTGATCCTTTCCGACGACGGCATGCAGCATTACCGCCTGGCGCGCGACCTCGAACTGGTGCTGATCGATGCCGCGCGCGGCCTGGGCAATCGTCGTTGCCTGCCGGCTGGGCCGTTGCGCGAGCCGGTGGAGCGCCTGCAAAGCGTTGATGCGGTGCTGTACAACGGCGCCCTGGCTGATGCCGACGATGGTTTTGCATTCCGCTTGCAACCCACGGCTCTGGTCAACCTGTTGACCGGCGAGCGCCGCGGCCTCGAGCATTTTCCAGCGGGGCAGGCGTTGCACGCAGTGGCCGGGATCGGCAATCCGCAACGTTTCTTCACTACCCTTGAAACGCTACACTGGCAGCCTGTGCCACATGCGTTTGCCGACCACGCGCAATACAGCGCGGCGGCCTTGAATTTCACGCCATCGCTACCGCTGGTCATGACGGAAAAGGATGCGGTGAAATGCCGAGCCTTTGCTGCCCCCGACTGGTGGTACCTGGCGGTCGATGCTGCGCCTTCACCGGCTTTCGTGGCCTGGTTCGATACGCAGCTGATGCGGCTGTTGCCCGCACGTCTTTTGCCTTAAACGCTTTTTTCCAGGGAGTTTTTCATGGACACCAAATTGCTCGACATCCTCGCCTGCCCGATCTGCAAAGGTCCACTCAAGCTCAGCGCCGACAAGACCGAACTGATCAGCAAGGGTGCTGGCCTGGCATTTCCGATTCGTGATGGCATTCCGGTCATGCTGGAAACCGAAGCCCGTACCCTGACCACCGAAGAGCGCCTGGACAAATGAGCAACGCGTTCACCGTGGTGATTCCGGCGCGATTTGCCTCCACGCGCCTGCCGGGCAAGCCCCTGCAGATGATTGCCGGCAAGCCGATGGTCCAGCATGTCTGGGAACAGGCGCGTAAAAGTGCCGCCCAACGAGTGGTAATCGCCACCGACGACGCGCGCATTGTCGAGGCCTGCCAGGCCTTTGGTGGCGAAGTGGTGATGACCCGGGTCGACCACAACTCCGGCACTGACCGCCTGGCCGAGGTGGCCACCCAGTTGGGCCTGGCGCCAGATGCCATCGTGGTCAACGTCCAGGGTGACGAGCCGTTGATTCCGCCGAGCGTGATCGACCAGGTCGCCGCCAACCTGGCAGCTCATGCAGAAGCGGGCATGGCGACCCTGGCCGAACCGATCGAAGACCTTGAAACCCTGTTCAACACCAATGTGGTCAAGGTCGTCAGCGACCTCAATGGCCTGGCGTTGACCTTCAGTCGGGCGACCCTGCCGTGGGCGCGCGACCAGTTCGCCAAGAGCCAGACGCAAATGCCTGAAGGCGTGCCGTACCGCCGTCATATCGGGATCTACGCCTACCGTGCCGGCTTCCTGCATGACTTCGTCAGCTGGGGCCCGTGCTGGCTGGAAGACACCGAGTGCCTGGAGCAGCTGCGCGCGCTCTGGCACGGCGTGCGCATTCATGTCGCCGATGCCCTTATTGCCCCGCCAGCGGGGGTCGACACCCTTGAAGACCTCGAGCGCGTCCGTCGCCTGCTGGAGGCCTGATGCGGGTTCTGTTTGTCTGCCTGGGCAATATCTGCCGGTCGCCGACGGCCGAAGGCGTACTGCGGCATAAGCTGCGTGCAGCCGGGCTGACCGGGCAGGTCGACGTGGCTTCTGCCGGCACCGGCGACTGGCATGTCGGCAATCCGCCCGACAAGCGCAGCCAGGCCGCAGCCCTGCGCCGGGGCTACGACCTGTCGGCGCAACGGGCGCAACAGGTAACGCGTGCCGACTTCTCCAGCTACGACCTGATCCTGGCCATGGACCAGAGCAACCTGCGCCACCTCAAGACCCTGCAGCCCACCCAGGGCAAGGCTGAGCTGGACCTGTTCCTGCGTCGATATGAGTCGAGTGTCGATGACGTACCGGATCCTTACTACGACGGTGAACATGGCTTCGAACAGGTGCTGGACCTGATCGAACAGGCCTGCGATTTGCTGGTGATTGAATTGAAGGGACGCTTATGACTTTGCACCTGCAGTCGCAGGTTTCGCTCAAGCCGTTCAACAGCTTTGGCGTGGATGTGCGCGCGCAACTGTTCGCCGAGGCCCGCAGCGATGCCGACGTGCGCCAGGCGCTGGCGTATGCCGACGAGCACGGGCTGCCAATGCTGGTGATCGGCGCGGGCAGCAATCTGCTGCTGACGGCGGATATCCAGGCGCTGGTGCTGCGCATGGCCACTCGCGGGATTCGCCAGTTGAGCGACGATGGCACGCGTGTAGTGATCGAAGCCGAGGCGGGCGAAGCCTGGCACCCCTTTGTGCTGTGGACGCTGGCGCAGGGCTTGTCGGGTCTTGAGAACCTCAGCCTGATTCCCGGCACGGTAGGTGCGGCGCCGATGCAGAACATCGGGGCCTATGGGGTCGAGATCAAGGACGTGTTCGCCGGGTTGACGGCCCTCGATCGCCAGACCGGCGAGCTGCGGGATTTCACCC from Pseudomonas sp. S04 encodes the following:
- the lpxK gene encoding tetraacyldisaccharide 4'-kinase: MAMSDRLLAAWYAGHPALKVLWPLEWLYRRVVTAKRRRFLAGEGEIYQPPVPLIVVGNITVGGTGKTPLILWMIEHCQRAGLRVGVVSRGYGATPPQLPWRVEAQQTAAMAGDEPLLIVQRTGVPLMIDPDRSRAVRALLAAEPLDLILSDDGMQHYRLARDLELVLIDAARGLGNRRCLPAGPLREPVERLQSVDAVLYNGALADADDGFAFRLQPTALVNLLTGERRGLEHFPAGQALHAVAGIGNPQRFFTTLETLHWQPVPHAFADHAQYSAAALNFTPSLPLVMTEKDAVKCRAFAAPDWWYLAVDAAPSPAFVAWFDTQLMRLLPARLLP
- a CDS encoding Trm112 family protein; this encodes MDTKLLDILACPICKGPLKLSADKTELISKGAGLAFPIRDGIPVMLETEARTLTTEERLDK
- the kdsB gene encoding 3-deoxy-manno-octulosonate cytidylyltransferase — protein: MSNAFTVVIPARFASTRLPGKPLQMIAGKPMVQHVWEQARKSAAQRVVIATDDARIVEACQAFGGEVVMTRVDHNSGTDRLAEVATQLGLAPDAIVVNVQGDEPLIPPSVIDQVAANLAAHAEAGMATLAEPIEDLETLFNTNVVKVVSDLNGLALTFSRATLPWARDQFAKSQTQMPEGVPYRRHIGIYAYRAGFLHDFVSWGPCWLEDTECLEQLRALWHGVRIHVADALIAPPAGVDTLEDLERVRRLLEA
- a CDS encoding low molecular weight protein-tyrosine-phosphatase, whose product is MRVLFVCLGNICRSPTAEGVLRHKLRAAGLTGQVDVASAGTGDWHVGNPPDKRSQAAALRRGYDLSAQRAQQVTRADFSSYDLILAMDQSNLRHLKTLQPTQGKAELDLFLRRYESSVDDVPDPYYDGEHGFEQVLDLIEQACDLLVIELKGRL